The genomic region TCGAAAGGCGTTCCAAACCGATGCCTTGTAAAAAAATTAAAGAAGCGGGGAGGGTATAAAAAAAGATTATAGATACGATAAACATATGCCTTCTCACTACTATCGATTCCGATGCATTTCATCGGTTTGGAAGGGTAACAACTCACCTTTGTGGAAGCTGAGGAAAAGCCAGAGTGCAACACCGAGCATCATAAGAACGCCGGCGCTGCTCCCCAAAAACTTAAGCGGTAAAGGGAACGGGATAAGCGTAATACTGAATAAGCCGGAGCGAGCAGGTAAAGAAACCGTACCGAACACCACGAGTTCCCGCAATATCGAAATAACCGCTAAGAGAATTGAATAGAGTATCGGCATTTCAAACGGATATTGGCTTGAATCATACATACCGATGCTGATAATCAGTATATACGAAAACCCAACCATATATATGTATCTTTCGAGGCTAATTGCCATCACGGGAAAAATTGCCCCTACGATTTGCGCATATAATGCTGTCGCAAGAATAATATCAAGGAAGAGTATAATCTGAGAAAATTTATCAATTTTAAAATAAGCGATAAGCATCTTACTTACTATTCCGACCGCCAAAAGAAGCCAAAATTCCGCAATAAAGATCAGACCTTCAGCAAAATGAGCTACGAGAGGGATGACCGGACATAAACCTAAAAAAAAGACAACCGATTTATTGACCATAATTATCGCTCCTGCTTCTTCATTAGCGTGCCGATTTTATTCCGATGTATTGCAATAGCTGATTGCGTTATCCCGTAACTCTCCGCCTGCTCCGGAAGAGCATCAACCCCTGCAAGTCCACAGAATACACAGCCGCTCGAGCGTTCATAAAAAAAGACGGCAGGATAAACGCCGTACTTGCCTGTTATCGGAAGCATAAATACTAACGCCTCATGTCCGGAGTATGTTGCGGACAATACGGCTCTAAATGGCAAGCCGGATAATCTTGAATTATCCTGTCCTAAGATAATTATTTGCTGCCCTTTAAAGCCGGGATATGCCCGGCAAAGCTTTTCTGCAGCGGCGGTCAAACATAAGGCATCCGCTTTTTTCCGTAGATATGACAGCCCAAAAAATGAGGCTAAGAATACAAGCACAATTCCGGCAAGTGCAGCATATTTTTTTAAAAGGTGTTTTGCAGCATCGGTCATAATGCACCTCGTCTCCTTTTATAAAAATATGCTTCCAGCCACTCGATGAGGGGAGTGAGGCAACCAACAAATAAAACGGCAAAAGGGATACCGGCCGGTATCGCACCGGGACCCGCAATACAAAAAGCGAAGATGCCGGTCAATATGCCGGTGATAAATCTCCCTTCCCATGAACGGGGAATGGAGCCGCTGTCGTTCATGACAAAAAAGGCCGAAAAAAGAGCGCCGCTCGTCAGTATCGCAGATAATACATCACCCTGTCCGTATGTACTTGTGTGCCCTGCGGAGGGAAACAAATATACAAGCAGGCCGTAGACGATCAAAAAAGTAAAAGGAAGTGTTTTATGGATCGTTTTTACTGACAACAATACGATTGAAGAGCATAACGTTAAAAGATTATATCGAAAAGCCGGTATGGCGGATGGATAGTGAAGAAAAAGTCCGATATACCCTTCCGGAAGTGTTACGTCAACTTCGTGCAAAAATGTCGAGTTGAACATTGACGTTATATATTGATCGGCCGGTGTCTGCAACAAACCGGAGCCTTTCAGGGCGGAAAAAACACTGCCTTCGGAGATTATCCGATTGATACCGGCCGGTTGTACAAAGCAATCGGGCTTGCACACTGCAGCAATGCAGGCGGCAAGCATGACCGGATTAATCCATGAGAAACCTTTTCCGCCGAAAACACCCCAGCTGAAAAAATAACTCATAAACGCGATCAAGAAGCTAAAAACGAAGCCTCCGTTAACCGGTAGGAAAAAACCGATCAACAATCCGGTTACGAGCGCATGAATATCAAAGGAACTTTTTCCTTGCATATAACCGATAAGAAAAGACGCAAGCGCTGCTGCCGCTCCGGCAGATATGACCAGAAAGATACTTGCAAAATCGTGCATAATGCCCATCGCGATAAGCTGAAGCGATAGGAGGCTCAGCACGAGTATAGCGGTTTGCCGCGCATTCATACCGGTATAGATGTAGGGTGCAGGAGCGAGCATTGTACGGTTATACGGCATAACTATCCCCTCTTGCTGCTGCCGATTTGATAATCGCGCTTAACGGAATACGTACCGGACATACTGCCGAACAACAGGCACAACCACTGCATAATGCAATAGAACGCAGCGTTTCGGCTGTGTACCGATCCCTTTGAATATGGCGCACCGTATTTATGGGGTCGATATATGCAGGGCAGCTCCGCAGGCATTGTCCGCAGTGCCCGCATTCCTCCAGTTGTTGTTGAATATCAATATCTTTCCCGACCGCGTGGATCGATTTAATTCCCTTGCCGGCAGGTAAGTCTAAACTGTCAACCAACGTTCCGCGCAACAAACCGTTAATAATGATATGTGTATTTTTGCTTTTAAAGCCGCCGCATTCTTCTATCAGGTGTCCGATCGGTGTCCCGATGCGTACTTTAATAACCTTGGCGTGTTCCAATGTCTTGCCGGTAAGGAGCAAATACGTTGTCAACATCGGTTGGTTTTGTTGCACCGATTCATAAACCGACAACGCAGTCGAAGCGTCGATCACGACAGCATCTTTTTCTGCCGAGCGTGTATGGGCAGTTCCTGCGGGATAGGTTTGCGAGACAGTAATATGTGCAAGGTCTCGGTCGGGGATAACGGTTCCGATCGTATCAAAAAGGGCACGCTCTTTCTTTTCCGTGCCTGTTTCTACAATGATTTTTGCGGCGCCCATCGCATGAGCGATAATGTTGATTCCTTCTGCGACTTCGCGGATAAACCGGCGGGCTAAAAAAGAATCCAGTAAGCAGGTAGGGTCTTTATCGTAAAGCATAACGGTTAGCGTTTTTATACCTTGCTTTACCGCCGTTCTAATGTCTTCTGCGAGAGAAATCGTTTCTCCGGAGGTATTGACTAAACCGGCAAGATCGAGAAAGTGAATCAGTCCTGTCTGATCGCTTTGCTTCCATAAATACGGAGTGCGTTGCTTACCCAATATTCCAAAGCTGCCCCCTGTTTTGATATGAAGTCCACGGAATGAATGGCCGTTTGGCAGCTGCGTATCGACAATCCCCGAAACAATGCCGGGAACCGAGGCATGAACATGTGCTGATGCGCTATTTCCCGCACGAGCAATCATCTGCCCTTCATTTACAGACTCTCCTATGGAGACGAGCGGAAGGCCACTCGTTTGTGTCCTGAATGCAAGCGGCACCAGTGCATATCGCGGCAGAAAAGCGTTTCCTTCAAATTGGGGCTCTAAGCGGATATATTTCGCTTGCTGTTGTCCCCGTTTAAACCGTATAAATTCTATCATCGTACCTTGCTCATTATAATCAGAACACAGGGAAATAACAACGTACCGAGGATAATAAAAAATGAGGTAAACGGACTCAGTGTAGATACGTGTAAGGGGCGATAGGCAGCAGCTAAAAAACCGGTCTGAGCTATCAGCATTTTCTCTAATGGGAGCAGTACCAGCCGTTCATTCCTTAATGCGCGGAGAATAAACACCGTATCGAAGGAGTATATAACTTTTTCTTCACGATGCAGTCTTCCGTTCGAATCCTCATAAAAGGAATCAAAGTACACCCGCATATTCGAAGTAAGTGGTTGCAGCGATTCATGCACATTTAGGTAGGGCAAAACAGCCGTATACCAATAATCTTCTATATAGTTACTTAAATCGGGAAGATAATCTTGCGGCCGCGATGCCTGCACGGTGAAAAAGCCGGAATCGGTAAACGGAATCGGCTGCCGTGAAACCGACTGGGGCGCACTCAATTTAGCGGCAGCGGGACTCAAACGGTTCGTTGAGAACACAAGCGGTATAATCGCAGACACCAGCAGCAAACAGCCGGTTAAAACGGTAGCAGTAATTGCATATCGTGTGTTCCAAAACTGTGCCCATGATTGCGGATGCATGGCAAACAGCTTTAACGAAGGATGTTGACGGTACTGCTCCCAATAGGTCTCTTTCAGCTGCAAAAAGCTGTATACGGAAAAGAGTATGCTTGCCGATAACAGCAGCGCCAGCAAGAAAAAGCACAAGGAAACTACTCCACCGATAGCCGCAGTCAACAGCGGGGCAGCAGGGAGAATCAGCATGAATATATTATGCTTTATCCGCTCTTTAAGTTGCTTCCACTGAATAGTCAATTCGTTTTCAAGAGCTTCCAGCCAATATGCGGCAGTCAATATACTTAACAGGGCAGTTGCAGACGATAAACTGCTTTTAATACAAAAAGCATAACAGACAAAGCTGGACGCAGCGGCAAAAAACAGCAATTTTTTACGGGAACCGGCAATGCAGTAGGCAAACAGAATAAGCGCAAGAAGTCCTTGTATCGGACTATATGGAATAGCAGCTTCAAGAAAGAAATGAGCTCGTTTACCGTAGAGCGAAAAATAGAACGAAAGGTATTTAAAAATCGAAGTATACGGAAGGTACAGATATTGATATCCGCCGTCGTCATCGCGGAACCATCGGGTATAACGGCCGATATCGGTAAATGGAAACCGTTCATGCCGGCCGGTTCCTAGTAATGAAAAGCGGTTTGAAACGGAAAACTCCGATGCAACTCCCGATATACCGGCCTCTTCCGCAGCTGAAACATACGGTTCAATATCGTCCGAGCAGGGAACCGCTGCTATCCGGTATCCAGCCCATACAGGAGCATAAAAACGGAGAGGAAAGATGATAAAAAGCAAGAGAATTCCGGTTGCGATGAACGCCGACAAGAAATATAAAAAACCGTTCAGCCGCTTCATGGGTTACACTGTATAATAGAGTGAAAAATAACTTCCGATTACAACACCGAGAATCATACCGGCAAAGACTTCAACAGGGGTATGACCTTGAAC from Treponema vincentii harbors:
- a CDS encoding RnfABCDGE type electron transport complex subunit D, with protein sequence MPYNRTMLAPAPYIYTGMNARQTAILVLSLLSLQLIAMGIMHDFASIFLVISAGAAAALASFLIGYMQGKSSFDIHALVTGLLIGFFLPVNGGFVFSFLIAFMSYFFSWGVFGGKGFSWINPVMLAACIAAVCKPDCFVQPAGINRIISEGSVFSALKGSGLLQTPADQYITSMFNSTFLHEVDVTLPEGYIGLFLHYPSAIPAFRYNLLTLCSSIVLLSVKTIHKTLPFTFLIVYGLLVYLFPSAGHTSTYGQGDVLSAILTSGALFSAFFVMNDSGSIPRSWEGRFITGILTGIFAFCIAGPGAIPAGIPFAVLFVGCLTPLIEWLEAYFYKRRRGAL
- a CDS encoding 4Fe-4S dicluster domain-containing protein; amino-acid sequence: MIEFIRFKRGQQQAKYIRLEPQFEGNAFLPRYALVPLAFRTQTSGLPLVSIGESVNEGQMIARAGNSASAHVHASVPGIVSGIVDTQLPNGHSFRGLHIKTGGSFGILGKQRTPYLWKQSDQTGLIHFLDLAGLVNTSGETISLAEDIRTAVKQGIKTLTVMLYDKDPTCLLDSFLARRFIREVAEGINIIAHAMGAAKIIVETGTEKKERALFDTIGTVIPDRDLAHITVSQTYPAGTAHTRSAEKDAVVIDASTALSVYESVQQNQPMLTTYLLLTGKTLEHAKVIKVRIGTPIGHLIEECGGFKSKNTHIIINGLLRGTLVDSLDLPAGKGIKSIHAVGKDIDIQQQLEECGHCGQCLRSCPAYIDPINTVRHIQRDRYTAETLRSIALCSGCACCSAVCPVRIPLSAIIKSAAARGDSYAV